A single Brassica oleracea var. oleracea cultivar TO1000 unplaced genomic scaffold, BOL UnpScaffold00898, whole genome shotgun sequence DNA region contains:
- the LOC106320374 gene encoding tropinone reductase homolog At2g29310-like isoform X2 produces MDKRWSLQGTTALVTGGGSGIGYAIVEELAGFGAKIHVCDISETLLNKSLSEWEKKGFKVSGSVCDVTSRPERETLMQTISSLFNGKLDIFLSHPLLKASGYGSIVFISSVAGVVSFECGSIYSLAKGALNQLARNLACEWAKDGIRANAVAPNAIKTPLSQPYLDDVSFKEELFGRTPLGRAGEPNEVASLVVFLSLPAASYITGQTICVDGGLTVNGFSYHPHA; encoded by the exons atggataaaagATGGAGTCTTCAAGGCACGACTGCTCTTGTAACTGGTGGAGGCAGCGGAATCGG GTATGCCATAGTAGAGGAGTTAGCTGGTTTTGGAGCTAAAATCCATGTTTGCGACATATCTGAAACACTGCTTAATAAAAGTTTAAGCGAATGGGAAAAGAAAGGGTTTAAAGTGAGTGGATCAGTCTGTGATGTAACTTCTAGACCCGAGAGAGAAACTTTGATGCAAACTATCTCCTCCCTGTTCAATGGCAAGCTCGATATTTTC CTTTCACATCCTCTCCTAAAGGCTTCAGGCTATGGAAGCATCGTCTTCATTTCATCTGTTGCTGGGGTTGTATCTTTTGAATGTGGATCCATTTATAGTCTAGCAAAAG GAGCTCTGAATCAGCTAGCAAGAAATTTGGCATGTGAATGGGCAAAAGATGGCATAAGGGCCAACGCTGTTGCTCCTAATGCTATCAAGACTCCCCTGTCTCAACCA TATCTTGATGACGTCAGTTTCAAGGAGGAATTGTTTGGTAGAACTCCACTTGGTCGTGCTGGAGAGCCAAATGAAGTTGCATCACTGGTGGTCTTCTTGTCTCTACCTGCGGCGTCTTATATAACTGGTCAAACAATTTGCGTTGATGGAGGCCTCACGGTTAACGGTTTTTCCTATCATCCACATGCTTGA
- the LOC106320374 gene encoding tropinone reductase homolog At2g29310-like isoform X1, translating to MDKRWSLQGTTALVTGGGSGIGYAIVEELAGFGAKIHVCDISETLLNKSLSEWEKKGFKVSGSVCDVTSRPERETLMQTISSLFNGKLDIFVNNVGGGRPKPTTEYDADDFDFHIATNLEPAFHFCQLSHPLLKASGYGSIVFISSVAGVVSFECGSIYSLAKGALNQLARNLACEWAKDGIRANAVAPNAIKTPLSQPYLDDVSFKEELFGRTPLGRAGEPNEVASLVVFLSLPAASYITGQTICVDGGLTVNGFSYHPHA from the exons atggataaaagATGGAGTCTTCAAGGCACGACTGCTCTTGTAACTGGTGGAGGCAGCGGAATCGG GTATGCCATAGTAGAGGAGTTAGCTGGTTTTGGAGCTAAAATCCATGTTTGCGACATATCTGAAACACTGCTTAATAAAAGTTTAAGCGAATGGGAAAAGAAAGGGTTTAAAGTGAGTGGATCAGTCTGTGATGTAACTTCTAGACCCGAGAGAGAAACTTTGATGCAAACTATCTCCTCCCTGTTCAATGGCAAGCTCGATATTTTC GTGAACAATGTGGGTGGAGGTCGTCCAAAGCCAACGACAGAATATGATGCAGACGATTTTGATTTCCATATTGCAACAAATTTGGAACCTGCTTTCCATTTTTGCCAGCTTTCACATCCTCTCCTAAAGGCTTCAGGCTATGGAAGCATCGTCTTCATTTCATCTGTTGCTGGGGTTGTATCTTTTGAATGTGGATCCATTTATAGTCTAGCAAAAG GAGCTCTGAATCAGCTAGCAAGAAATTTGGCATGTGAATGGGCAAAAGATGGCATAAGGGCCAACGCTGTTGCTCCTAATGCTATCAAGACTCCCCTGTCTCAACCA TATCTTGATGACGTCAGTTTCAAGGAGGAATTGTTTGGTAGAACTCCACTTGGTCGTGCTGGAGAGCCAAATGAAGTTGCATCACTGGTGGTCTTCTTGTCTCTACCTGCGGCGTCTTATATAACTGGTCAAACAATTTGCGTTGATGGAGGCCTCACGGTTAACGGTTTTTCCTATCATCCACATGCTTGA
- the LOC106320373 gene encoding probable inactive L-type lectin-domain containing receptor kinase III.1 gives MTITSKSIALTIIFLLLSVSCASSQQETKFLNHGFLGANLLKFGSSIVHPSGLLELTNTSMRKIGQAFHGFPIPFSKPNSSNSISFSTSFVFAITPGPGAPGHGLAFVISPSMDFSGALPSNYLGLFNTSNNGNSLNRILAVEFDTVQAVELSDIDDNHVGIDLNGVVSVESASAAYFDHRDAKNISLRLASGDPIRVWIEYNATEMMLIVTLAPLERPKPNVPLLSRKMNLSGVLSEEHYIGFAAATGTVTSTHLVLGWSFSIEGKATEIDLRKLPSIPKPPSPPSPSSTPPVSVKKDLNNTKLIIIFAASATGVIIMILALLGFWLFRRKQLFFTGGARKFSHQMISSATGGFDNSRLLGERNTGSFYKGNLTPTEIIAVKKIACTTRQQKTTLIAEIASISRLRQRNLVNLLGYCSKGNEIYLVYEYVPNGSLDRFLFSNDRPVLTWSDRFCIIKGLAAGLQYLHGEGQKPLIHGNVKASNVLLDEELHARLGDYGQGIRHSSASGYVAPELVETVKATRDTDVFGFGVLIMEIVCGRKAIEPTKPPEEISLVNWVLQGFKKGDLLQRCDMRMNRDELVAREVLLVMKTGLLCANRSQEARPMMKQVVRYLDGTERLPHDDYLFYGV, from the coding sequence ATGACCATTACCTCCAAATCCATAGCTCTAACAATAATCTTCCTATTACTTTCTGTTTCGTGCGCCTCAAGTCAACAGGAAACCAAGTTTCTTAACCATGGCTTTCTTGGTGCGAACCTCCTCAAGTTCGGCTCCTCCATTGTCCACCCTAGTGGCCTCTTGGAGCTGACAAACACTTCGATGAGGAAAATTGGTCAAGCTTTCCATGGATTTCCCATACCCTTCTCGAAACCTAACTCTTCGAATTCGATTTCTTTCTCCACAAGTTTCGTCTTCGCCATCACTCCAGGACCCGGTGCACCAGGCCACGGCCTCGCTTTCGTCATTTCGCCCTCCATGGACTTTAGCGGAGCCCTTCCTAGCAATTATCTAGGCCTCTTCAATACCTCCAACAATGGAAACTCCTTAAACCGCATCCTGGCAGTTGAGTTCGACACCGTGCAGGCCGTTGAGCTGAGCGATATTGATGATAATCATGTTGGTATCGACCTAAACGGAGTGGTCTCCGTTGAGTCTGCATCAGCTGCATATTTTGATCACCGAGACGCTAAGAACATAAGCCTAAGGCTGGCAAGTGGAGACCCAATTAGAGTCTGGATCGAATACAACGCGACAGAGATGATGCTCATTGTCACGTTGGCTCCTCTAGAACGTCCAAAGCCGAACGTGCCTCTTCTCTCAAGAAAAATGAACCTTTCAGGGGTTTTATCAGAAGAACACTATATTGGATTCGCTGCAGCCACCGGAACGGTCACGAGCACACATCTGGTGCTAGGCTGGAGCTTCAGCATAGAAGGGAAAGCCACAGAGATTGACCTAAGAAAGCTTCCTTCTATTCCAAAACCGCCGTCTCCACCGTCTCCATCCTCAACTCCTCCAGTTTCAGTCAAGAAGGATTTGAACAACACTAAGCTCATCATAATCTTCGCTGCATCGGCAACAGGTGTAATAATCATGATCCTGGCTCTCTTAGGGTTTTGGCTTTTCCGAAGAAAGCAATTATTCTTCACAGGAGGCGCAAGAAAATTCTCTCACCAGATGATATCAAGCGCAACGGGAGGTTTCGACAACTCTAGACTTCTCGGAGAAAGAAACACAGGAAGTTTCTACAAAGGGAACCTTACTCCTACAGAGATTATAGCAGTGAAGAAGATTGCTTGCACCACAAGGCAACAGAAGACAACCCTAATAGCCGAGATAGCTTCTATCTCAAGGCTAAGACAAAGAAACCTAGTTAACCTACTTGGTTACTGCAGCAAAGGTAACGAGATCTATCTCGTTTACGAGTACGTCCCCAACGGTAGCCTAGACCGGTTCTTGTTCAGCAATGACCGACCGGTTCTCACATGGTCAGACCGGTTCTGTATCATAAAGGGGCTTGCGGCAGGACTTCAATACCTTCACGGCGAGGGTCAAAAACCTTTGATTCACGGAAACGTGAAAGCCAGCAACGTACTCTTAGACGAAGAGCTACACGCTCGACTAGGAGACTACGGACAAGGAATCAGGCACAGCAGCGCCTCGGGATACGTGGCGCCAGAGCTAGTCGAGACAGTAAAGGCTACCCGCGACACAGATGTGTTTGGTTTTGGGGTGTTGATAATGGAGATTGTTTGTGGAAGGAAGGCCATAGAGCCGACAAAACCACCTGAAGAGATCAGTTTAGTGAACTGGGTGCTTCAAGGGTTCAAGAAAGGCGATCTTTTACAGAGATGCGACATGAGAATGAATAGAGACGAGTTGGTGGCTAGAGAAGTGTTACTGGTTATGAAAACCGGACTTCTTTGCGCTAACCGGTCTCAGGAAGCTAGGCCAATGATGAAGCAAGTAGTTCGGTATCTTGATGGTACAGAACGTCTCCCTCATGACGACTACCTCTTCTACGGAGTCTAA